The segment GAGTTTCTAATCAAGGCAAACAAGGTGGGAAACTCACCAGAGGAAATAGCAGCTTTTTTGAAAGATGCATCGGGATTGAACAAGACTTTGGTAGGGGACTATCTGGGGGAAAGAGAAGACCTATCCCTTAAAGTGATGCATGCATATGTGGATTCATTTGATTTCCAAGACATGGAATTTGATGAGGCCATTCGAGCCTTTCTTCGGGGCTTTAGGCTGCCAGGAGAAGCACAGAAAATTGATCGTATCATGGAGAAGTTTGCAGAGCGTTACTGTAAATGTAACCCAAAGGCTTTTTCTAGCGCTGATACGGCATATGTCCTCGCTTACTCTGTCATTTTGCTCAACACAGATGCACATAACCCTATGGTGAAGAGCAAGGTACAGATTTGAGCTGATCGCTTAGAACCGTACTTAATTCCTTCTTTAGGAAGATCCTAGTATAGTCTTGTTTGAAGCTTGTGGTACAATTGCTTAAAAAGGTAACTCATTTCTAGCGTTTTAAATCACAACGTGCAGATGACAGCCGATGGTTTTATTAGAAATAATCGTGGGATAGATGATGGGAAAGACTTGTCTGAGGAATATCTGCGTGCATTATATGAAAGGATATCTAGAAATGAGATAAAGATGAAGGACGATGGGTTGGGTCCGCAACAGAAGCAGCCGGCAAACTCAAGTCGATTACTTGGCTTGGATACTATCTTAAATATTGTTGTTCCTAGGCGTGGTGACGATATGTACATGGAGACCAGCGATGATCTTATCAGGCACATGCAAGAGAGGTTTAAAGAAAAGGCTCGCAAATCTGAGTAAGAGGCTTACTTTATTGCGTTTTTTAATTTGCACACTGATGTTCACTGGTCTGTTTCATGCAAGTTGATTCTTTGtcaattcttttcttttttttgggcaTCATTCATCTTATCTTTTGATAGTAGCTCTTCAGGAGTTGGTAGTTGGTCAGGTCAACTCTGTTCTTATTTACGTCTATTTTCGGTTTAGCTATGATATTTACTTGGAATTACCCGAATAGTGTATCTCGGgtttatgatttttcttttccacTGTAGGTCAGTTTATTATGCAGCCTCGGATGTAGTTATACTCAGATTTATGGTTGAGGTGTGTTGGGCTCCTATGTTGGCTGCTTTCAGTGTTCCACTTGACCAGAGTGATGATGCAGTCATTACGTCATTATGTCTGGAGGGTTTCCACCATGCTATCCATGTCACTTCTGTAATGTCCTTAAAGACGCACAGAGATGCCTTTGTGACATCACTAGCAAAATTTACGTCTCTCCACTCTCCTGCTGATATCAAGCAGAAAAATATTGAGGCCATAAAGGTTTGTATCTTTTCTCTCTcaatttttttccttattttcaGGGTAAAAGAAGAGTTAGGGAAATCTCATtcagttttaagttttattcTATATTGGATTAGCATTCACATTGTGTTTGAAAATCTTGGGAAAAACATGCGTTGTTTCTTTTTAAGCTTTTCTAGTTTATAGGTGATGGTGATTCGCCTAGCTTTTTCCTTCTGTTTTGTTTGTGGATTGAGTTGGATACTTTGGATGATATGAAGCGAATTCTAtggatttattgttttttttttgttcactgaCAGGCAATAGTCAAATTGGCAGAGGAAGAAGGCAACTATCTGCAAGATGCTTGGGAGCATATATTGACATGTGTTTCTCGGTTTGAACATCTTCATCTCTTGGGGGAAGGAGCACCTCCTGATGCTACCTTCTTTGCATTTTCTCAAACCGAGTCGGGAAACTCTCCCATGGCTAAGTCAAATTCAGTACCTGCAAGTAAAGAAAGAGCATCTGGAAAACTTCAATATGCCGCTTCTGCTATGATAAGGGGTTCCTACGATGGTTCTGGTGTTGCTGGCAAGGCCTCTAATGCGGTGACATCTGAGCAGATGAACAACCTGATATCTAATCTGAACTTGCTAGAACAGGTTGGTGACATGAGTCGGATATTTACGCGTAGTCAAAGATTGAACAGTGAAGCGATAATAGACTTCGTTAAAGCACTCTGCAAAGTTTCCATGGATGAATTACGATCTCCATCTGATCCACGAGTCTTCAGCCTTACAAAGATTGTAGAAATAGCGTAAGGATCAATCTTTTGTCAACAATATCTTTTGTGTCTTGCTCAAATACTCTCTTACTTGTATTATGTTGGTTACAATGGCAGGCACTATAACATGAATCGCATTAGGCTTGTCTGGTCGAGCATCTGGCATGTGCTCTCCGATTTCTTTGTGGCTATTGGCTGTTCTGATAATCTCTCCATTGCAATTTTTGCTATGGATTCCTTGCGCCAGCTGTCTATGAAGTTCTTAGAGCGGGAAGAGTTGGCGAATTATAACTTCCAAAATGAATTTATGAAACCTTTCGTTGTCGTCATGCGCAAAAGTGGTGCTGTCGAGATCAGAGAATTGATTATACGATGCGTCTCACAGATGGTTTTATCACGTGTTAACAGTGTCAAGTCCGGATGGAAGAGCATGTTCATGGTAgttgatttatcaaactccctGCTGTTGCTATGATGTCTCTCAGTTTTTGATGACAGATGTACTTACTGAAATATGTTTGCTCTTGCAGATTTTCACGACAGCAGCTCACGATGCACATAAAAATATTGTGTTCTTGTCTTTTGAAATGGTTGAGAAGATAATCCGAGACTACTTCCCACACATCACAGAGACAGAGACAACCACCTTCACGGACTGTGTGAATTGCCTTGTTGCGTTTACCAATAGTAAATTTGAGAAAGATATCAGTCTCCAAGCCATTTCGTTCCTTCAATATTGCGCGAGAAAACTTGCTGAAGGCTATGTCGGTTCATCTTTGAAGAGGATCCCTCCATCTTCTCCGCAGGGAGGAAAAGGCGGGAATCATGATAGTGGGAAATTTCTAGAAAGCGATGAAGATTTATATTCTTGGTTTCCCTTGTTAGCTGGTAAGCCGTCACTTTGCAGTAGTCATCTTTGCATTTTACTTCTCTGAAAATCTCAACAGCGGTGTTCCTTGCCGTGCAGGTTTATCTGAACTTAGTTTCGACCCAAGAGAAGAAATTAGGAAGGTTGCATTGAAGGTCCTGTTTGATACTCTGCGGAACCATGGTGACCATTTCAGTCTGTCCTTATGGGAACGGGTTTTCGAGTCTGttttatttcggatattcgattATGTTCGTCACGACGTTGAGCCGCCTAGTGAGCATTCAGCTGATAATGAGGAAGTCGACCAAGAGTCTTGGCTCTACGAGACATGCTCGTTAGCTCTGCAGCTAGTTGTAGACCTCTTTGTGAATTTCTACAAGACAGTTAACCCTCTCCTCAAGAAAGTACTGATGCTATTCGTAAGCTTGATAAAACGCCCTCACCAAAGTCTTGCTGGTGCGGGCATTGCTTCGCTCGTGCGTCTGATGAGAGACGTCGGTCATCAATTCTCAGACGAACAATGGGACGAGGTTGTGTCATGTATTAAAGAAGCAGCAGATGCTACATCCCCTGACTTCTCATTCGTTACCAGTGAAGATTTGAAGGAGGACGTTGTAAGCAATGAGGATGAAACAAGTGATAATACCAACGACGCACTGAGAAGTAGTAGAAACAGGCAGCTTCATGCTGCCGTAGCAGATGCCAAATCCAAAGCTTCAATTCAGATTTTTGTGATCCAGGTCAGTGGATATCTTTCAGACTCGTTGgtgatatatgtatatataatcaGCCTTATGAGAGTATATATGTGTTCTTTTTATTTGCAGGCGGTAACAGATATCTATATTATGTACCGTACATCTCTCGCAGCCAAACACATGTTGATGCTTTATAACGCTATGCACGGTATCGCATCCAACGCTCACAAAATCAACTCCGACACAGTCTTACGTGCCAAGCTTCAGGAGCTTGGGTCGTCCCCTGAAGCCCAAGAAGCTCCTCTCCTTCGACTGGAGAACGAATCTTTCCAAACATGTATGACCTTCTTAGACAACCTCATAACAGACCAGCCTTTGGGTTACGAGGAGGGGGAGATAGAAAGCCACCTGATAAGCTTGTGCAGAGAGGTGTTGGAGTTTTACGTGGAAATTTCGTGTTCGAAGGAGCAGTCGTCTAGATGGGCGGTTCCGTCGGGGTCAGGAAAACGCAAGGAGCTAACGGCGAGGGCTCCGCTAGTGGTGGCTGCGATTCAGACACTGGGAAACATGGGAGAGTCGCTGTTCAAGAAGAACTTGCCGGAGTTGTTTCCTCTGATAGCGACGTTGATAAGCTGTGAACATGGGTCAGGAGGAGAGGTACAAGTAGCTCTTAGTGATATGCTTCAGAGATCAATGGGACCTGTTCTCCTCCACTCTTGCTCCTGATAATTTTATCTCTCTAAGGTTTGTATACTCTTCTTGTTCATTTTCTATTACCATCCATCCCCCTTCGGTTTTCGATTTGCATCTctctcttaatttttttctattacaTTTGCTGctgcttttttctttctttctttcaatgTTTGGTAGCAATGGGCAGAGATTAGCGTTCACGAGTTGTGGTCGGATATGTTGTTTTTCGTTTTatgtaaatttgtaattttagaCGGCCTATGATTATGACACATTGCAAAATAAGTCTTAAAACAAAtcttctttaatttattttttgaggTTTGGATGTATCACACAAACATGGTCTTACAACATAAAAGCGAATATTAAAGCTAAATAGAGATGCAGAAGGTTAGTACAAAAATTGAATGAATAGAGAATGTTGTTGGTGATggatagttttataaaaaagttacaAGATTACATACATAATTGCGAGAAATCAGAAGTGGATGCCTAAGCGGCGAATCTCAGAGCGGAAGACGGGACTGGAAGAGAGAGTACGATGAGCCAAACTCCGAATGTCTTCTCTTGAGCATTCCTTCGATATTCTCACCAGTTCCCACAACGCTCCTCCGCTTATCATCTCCTTCGCATTCACCTCTGCAGCACCCACCCCCcaccatttatttattttattaacaccAAACATACAAACTTAACGATGATGATCATCTACCATGATGTCCACAAAATGAGAGATAAGGATGGGACTCACCATGCTGGGCCAAATGGCATAAAGCGAGTTCTATGTGGCGCCTGATTGGTGCAGCTTCATCGTTAGCGTGCTGTACTATCCAGGGAAGAGCTCCATCTTCTATTAGCAGTGATCTCCCACTCTTCACACCTTCATACACTCTTTCTTCACATTAACCTCCCCAATAATATACATTTCTGAAAGAATACTGGTAAGAGCTATATTTACCTTGCGTGGTTGCTCTGGATTCACACTTTGCAAAATTGGCAATTCCGCGAGCCACCTGAGCAAGAACATCCGGATGTCCACATCTAACCATTCCTAACAACGCTTTTATTCCACCATCCGACCATAGTCTTGCTTGAAGTTTGTCTGCCAAACCCAACACTATGTTTCAGATTTTTTGGTCAGTTAGAAAAGAAGAAGGTTGTTGGGGTGTTGTTTTTTTACCGTTGCCACAGAGATTGGCAATAGCTCCAGCAACCATTCGTAAGGTCTGCGGATCCTCTGCATCTGCAGCTGTTAACGATAGCAAGCTGATTCCTCCTTGGTCCACAATCAGTTGTTGGCTCACTTCTGTTACcccacacaaacaaacaaataaaaacaaacactATGAGCTTTGTATGGGATACACACAAAGAACTACCGTGTTTCTGCTCTGTCTTAACCACTGATCAGTAATGAGTTTACCGTTCATTGCGAGATTCGCAATTGCACCAGCCGCAACTCTTCGTACAGTTTCATCTTCGTAACTCCTGAGAAGCATCAGCAATGAGCCAAGACCTCCAGCTTCAACGATCTTTTCCTGATTTGCCTCTGCTTATCAAATAGGTCAACAACTATTGAGGACCTAAAGCAGAAATAAAAGATACTGAACCCTCAGAAATGATGCAAAACTTACCTTCAGCTGCTAGGTTGGCCACAACTTTCACAGCATGAATTCTGATGTTTGCATCATCTGACTCGAGCAATTGCAAGATCTTTTGTAGACCCACTGTTTCAACGAGTTTGGAAAGTTATAAGAACCACATAGACATTTGTACATACTCTTAGTTCATACATTTTAGATGAAAATCTCATTACCTTGTTCACATAGTGTAGCAAATGGTGCCTTCTGTCCGTTCACAGATTCTCTTGCTTGGGAATGACGTGATGGTAATGAATCCGTGTCAGAGTATGAATTCCCCGGTGCACCTCTGTCCAAGCATCTTCTCATCTGTAAGAATCATAATCAACGGTTAAGCTGACAAATTCATAAAAGACTCAAATTCAGGTGATATCAGAAAATGTGCAACATCAAAGATGGGAAATTGACTAAATCCTTTTATCTGATGTATAAAGACAATCCCTTCACAGCAATTAAATGAGAGACCCATTCAGATTCTAAAATTTGTACCTGGTCAGCTTCAAAAGTAAGCTGCACAAGCTGACTTCGTAAAATAGTGACCTCTTCTTCAAGTTTCTTTTTCTGAAGAGCCTCATCCTCCAGCAGCTTTTGTAATCTTGATATTCCAGCATCTTCGCCTTCCTAAAACGTCAAGGGGATTGGTTGAATAGTTGAGAGATATGTAGAGAGAAAGACAAAGTTGAAGACTGGGTACCCCTGATCTTGTCTTCAGTGTTGACTGGCTTTTTAGTTTGCTAACTTCCTCTTCAGCTGCCTTCCTTAACTTTATTTCTTCCTCAAGTGATTCTTTTAGCTTAGCGAGTTCACCAGTGGTAACAACCCCATTGACCTGCAATGCAAAGTAACAAATACTATTTAAAGATGCGCACCCAAATCAcctgaaaaacataaagttacGTGGGTAAGTACCTCTCCATTGCGTCTACCATTCTCCCGCTGGTTCGAGATCAGTTTTTCTTCAAGCTTCTTAACTGACTCCATATATTCCATTTGACACTTTAGTTTTTCCTTCTGTAAACAGAATATTAGATTTCAGAAGGCATAGCGAAATGGCTAATTGGTTTTCGAATTAACCAACCTCCAAGGCCTCTGCAAAGCTCTTTTCGACCTCTAATATACGGTTCTGTGCTTGTTGATTTATTCTCTCCACATCATCATCAAATGCTTTCAGCTGCCTCTCATTTTCGGCAATCACCTTGTCAAGTTGGACCTCAAGCTTCTTGGACAAACTCTTGTAATCAAATTCTTCCTTTATCTTTAACATATTCTCTACCTTCATTGCCTGCCCAAGATTTAACATACTTTAGAGGTTTGAAATGTCTTAGTAGACTTGCTCATTACGGAAAGGGTAAAGTTAGTGAAAAACCCACCCTTTGACCAAATAATATAGTACTTGTTGTCTCTCCTCTATGACGCGGAGACGGACCAATTGTCACAATAAGGGATGTTCTTGCGGTGCCTGAAACGCAAGCAACCTAAATACGTGAAATGATGATACAGAAAAGTTGAAAAAAATAGCAGGAGGCCCGAAATCAAGACAACATGACATTAGCATATGACGAAATGTATATGATAACTAACCACCAAATGAATCTCTCAACAAGCGAGTAAGTTTAGAATCACGAAGGGGAACATGAGGGCTATTCTCAGCGATTGCATTAATGCATTTCCCTAAAGCACTAAGAGAGAGATTAATGGATTTAGCTTCCTCCAGCATGTGCCCTTCACTGCCTGCATTGCGTAAGGAGGTGAAGATGAGCAAAAATCCCATAAGAAAAGAGCTTTTGTACTCATAACGATTACTAAGGAAGAATACGTTCATACCAGACTTGTGAACACGTTCAGAACCGGCAAGATCTACAAGAACAAGCTTGCTTCTTCTGATAAGCGGCTTTGACGGTCTGACAAAGTGAGATGAGTTGTCGTTATCATTAGAGACGGAATCCTCGTGTTCCACCACCGACCTCTTGACATGAACCTGAACTAATTGATAATAATGCATCATGGACTCAAAAACGGACTCTAGGAGAAGGGGGTGGAATATAAAGTACCATGAGAATGGCATGACTTCGAGAAGATTCAGTATTCAATTTAGTGTTGGCAGCAACTCGATGGGTTTCCccaagatgaaggagctcgagGAAGTTTTGCTGGTTCCTGATCTCAACATGAGTGGCACCAGGGAGGGAGACATCTCCAGTTTTGGGGTCCTCGACAATAGCAATATTGTCGTTACTAGGGTCAAGAAGATCTTGGATGGTCTCCATGTAAAGCTGGCCAGGAGAAATAGAAGtaagaatcaaaaaaaaaaaaaactaagaggATGGAAGTAAAATGAGTTAGTTGGGGGAGGAATAGAGGGAACCTGGAGATAGGAGACAGAGATAGAATCAGTGTCAAGAGAGGTGCCAGAAATGATATCTTCCATAGAACGAACCATGATACCACGAGCAGCGGTATCTTCATCACCTAATCTACCAAGGGTGAAAGTCTTACCAGTACCAGTCTGACCATAAGCCATGACGGTTCCATTGTAACCCTCAAGAACACTCTAGAGAAAAATAAGGAATTAATTATTcatcaagagagagagaaaaatcaagaaagagagagagagagagaaaaggcACCCACCTCAACAACAGGCTTGGCAACGACTTGGTAGACGCGCTTCTGGGAAGCAGATTCGGTAAGGACCTCATCAAACTCGTAAGTCTCAGTATCCCAATTGTTTTTCCTCAGTTTCAACCTTTTAACCTCTGCTTGCAACTCCACGCAATCCGCAAAATCTGCATCCGCCACGCACTCATCTGCATTCCGTGGCCTTAATCTCACTGCCACTCGCACTCTCCCTGGCACTGTTCGTTCACATGAGAAACAAGAAAATACATTTCATACATAAATTTGTAGAGAGAGCAGATCTAATCTAATGGAGTAAACGTAACAAGTAATCAATCAATCAAGTAAACGTTCAATAGTAGtaagagtaaaaaaaattgcatcAGAGTAAAGTAAGCAGGGAGACCTCCGTTGTCTCCTGCTCCTCCTCCACCGAGAGAAGCAGAAGAGCTGCGACGGGGAGCTGGAGCGGAAGAAGGAATCCTTGATTTGAACGAAGACGATCTCAGATTTGATGGATTAGCTCCCGAGTTTGTTGGTCTCATGGATCCTCCTCTCGTCCCACCATTTCTCGATGATGACGCCATCGCCATTTCCTTCTTATTGATTTACTAATCACTCTCACCTCCAGATTAGTCAGAGGAACCCGAATAGGAGCTAATGAGGTCTAGCAGAGGCTCCCCCTTGGCACAACACAATCAATCGAGGGtttattttttccaattttggggatttttcttttaaaaaacagTGATGGTGGTGGAGGCGGAGGATGGCGGGGCCCACACTCGGTTTGTAATTTTGAATGAATACAGAGACAGTCGTTGAGTTAAAGTGGGTCCTACTGTGTCCAATAAAAGTAGCGTCATTCACCTTTTTTTACCCCTCAACTAGACTGATTTCAGTCAGCTTTAATTGCGCCGAACAAGTTAGCTTTGAATTTCATTTACCCCCGGCTGTGTATTGGATCCGGATCCGGTTTGCCTGAGCCCATTAACATTATTTTGTAGGCCTCGATGAATTTTGATGGCCCACgccaaatttcattttttttattacacaaTAATTATTCTTTTGAtggtcacttttttttttttacatcgcCTTTTGATGGTCACTTTTCTAGAACTTTggaactctctctctcaggaCATGATGGATTTCTAATCTCGATGATCACAGTCAgtgataataaaaaaagaaaacacagtACAAACTTTTTAATAGGTAAAAACGAATAGGGCTTTGGTTCAGCTCTGCGGCAGCGGCATTGTGACTTATTAAGCAGCAAGTGGATTGGCGTGGATTGTAACACGGTTTAGCCTTATCTCAGCAAGCGGCCTATCTCCCGCACCTGTTTGAGTCTGCACAATCACACCACTCAAAATCATTAGAttagatattttgttaaaacaaaCTCACATAAATCATGCTACAGGGAAAAAAACATTCTGTGACAGTAGGAAAGAGAACACAAGAAGTTGAGGAATAATGAGAGCAGAAAGAAGGTATACCTTTTCCATAATGTCAAGCACTTCGAAGCCATGGATGACTTTGCCAAAGATGGTGTATAATCCATTGAGATGAGGTTGTTTGGCATAGGTAAGGAAGAACTGGCTTCCATTTGTGTTTGGGCCACTGTTTGCCATCGACAGCATCCCTCTTGCATTGTGCTGccacaataataataataacagtATATGAGAATGTGCATCAGGATGCAAATCATATCAGTAACCAAATAGCTACAGCATGTG is part of the Raphanus sativus cultivar WK10039 chromosome 5, ASM80110v3, whole genome shotgun sequence genome and harbors:
- the LOC108857520 gene encoding peptidyl-prolyl cis-trans isomerase CYP18-1, with amino-acid sequence MSITLHTNLGDIKCEIFCDEVPKSAENFLALCASGYYDGTIFHRNIKGFMIQGGDPTGTGKGGTSIWGKKFNDEIRDSLKHNARGMLSMANSGPNTNGSQFFLTYAKQPHLNGLYTIFGKVIHGFEVLDIMEKTQTGAGDRPLAEIRLNRVTIHANPLAA
- the LOC108861187 gene encoding brefeldin A-inhibited guanine nucleotide-exchange protein 3, which translates into the protein MASTEAEDSRLARVVIPSLDKIIKNASWRKHSKLAHECKSLILRLRSPDAAASSPLADSDSGSPSLPGPLHDGASAEYSLAESEIILSPLLNASSTGVLKIVDPALDCIQKLIAHGYLRGEADPTGSPDAVLLSKLIETVCKCHELDDEALELLLLKTLLTAVTSISLRIHGDSLLQIVRTCYGIYLGSRNAVNQATAKASLVQMSVIVFRRMEADSSTVPIQPIVVAELMEPTGRSSESDPSTTQSVQGFITKIMQDIDGVFSSANAKGTFGGHDGAFETSLPGTANPTDLLDSTDKDMLDAKYWEISMYKSALEGRKGELADGEVEKDDDSEVQIGNKLRRDAFLVFRALCKLSMKTPPKEDPELMRGKIVALELLKILLENAGAVFRTSDRFLGAIKQYLCLSLLKNSASNLMIIFQLSCSILLSLVSRFRAGLKAEIGVFFPMIVLRVLENVAQPDFQQKMIVLRFLEKLCVDSQILVDIFINYDCDVNSSNIFERMVNGLLKTAQGVPPGMVTTLLPPQEAAMKLEAMKCLVAVLRSMGDWVNKQLRLPDPYSAKVLEIDDRSLEEGSHPVENGKGDGGNGGFERSESQSELSGGTSDALAIEQRRAYKLELQEGISIFNQKPKKGIEFLIKANKVGNSPEEIAAFLKDASGLNKTLVGDYLGEREDLSLKVMHAYVDSFDFQDMEFDEAIRAFLRGFRLPGEAQKIDRIMEKFAERYCKCNPKAFSSADTAYVLAYSVILLNTDAHNPMVKSKMTADGFIRNNRGIDDGKDLSEEYLRALYERISRNEIKMKDDGLGPQQKQPANSSRLLGLDTILNIVVPRRGDDMYMETSDDLIRHMQERFKEKARKSESVYYAASDVVILRFMVEVCWAPMLAAFSVPLDQSDDAVITSLCLEGFHHAIHVTSVMSLKTHRDAFVTSLAKFTSLHSPADIKQKNIEAIKAIVKLAEEEGNYLQDAWEHILTCVSRFEHLHLLGEGAPPDATFFAFSQTESGNSPMAKSNSVPASKERASGKLQYAASAMIRGSYDGSGVAGKASNAVTSEQMNNLISNLNLLEQVGDMSRIFTRSQRLNSEAIIDFVKALCKVSMDELRSPSDPRVFSLTKIVEIAHYNMNRIRLVWSSIWHVLSDFFVAIGCSDNLSIAIFAMDSLRQLSMKFLEREELANYNFQNEFMKPFVVVMRKSGAVEIRELIIRCVSQMVLSRVNSVKSGWKSMFMIFTTAAHDAHKNIVFLSFEMVEKIIRDYFPHITETETTTFTDCVNCLVAFTNSKFEKDISLQAISFLQYCARKLAEGYVGSSLKRIPPSSPQGGKGGNHDSGKFLESDEDLYSWFPLLAGLSELSFDPREEIRKVALKVLFDTLRNHGDHFSLSLWERVFESVLFRIFDYVRHDVEPPSEHSADNEEVDQESWLYETCSLALQLVVDLFVNFYKTVNPLLKKVLMLFVSLIKRPHQSLAGAGIASLVRLMRDVGHQFSDEQWDEVVSCIKEAADATSPDFSFVTSEDLKEDVVSNEDETSDNTNDALRSSRNRQLHAAVADAKSKASIQIFVIQAVTDIYIMYRTSLAAKHMLMLYNAMHGIASNAHKINSDTVLRAKLQELGSSPEAQEAPLLRLENESFQTCMTFLDNLITDQPLGYEEGEIESHLISLCREVLEFYVEISCSKEQSSRWAVPSGSGKRKELTARAPLVVAAIQTLGNMGESLFKKNLPELFPLIATLISCEHGSGGEVQVALSDMLQRSMGPVLLHSCS
- the LOC108861188 gene encoding kinesin-like protein KIN-UB, producing MAMASSSRNGGTRGGSMRPTNSGANPSNLRSSSFKSRIPSSAPAPRRSSSASLGGGGAGDNGVPGRVRVAVRLRPRNADECVADADFADCVELQAEVKRLKLRKNNWDTETYEFDEVLTESASQKRVYQVVAKPVVESVLEGYNGTVMAYGQTGTGKTFTLGRLGDEDTAARGIMVRSMEDIISGTSLDTDSISVSYLQLYMETIQDLLDPSNDNIAIVEDPKTGDVSLPGATHVEIRNQQNFLELLHLGETHRVAANTKLNTESSRSHAILMVHVKRSVVEHEDSVSNDNDNSSHFVRPSKPLIRRSKLVLVDLAGSERVHKSGSEGHMLEEAKSINLSLSALGKCINAIAENSPHVPLRDSKLTRLLRDSFGGTARTSLIVTIGPSPRHRGETTSTILFGQRAMKVENMLKIKEEFDYKSLSKKLEVQLDKVIAENERQLKAFDDDVERINQQAQNRILEVEKSFAEALEKEKLKCQMEYMESVKKLEEKLISNQRENGRRNGEVNGVVTTGELAKLKESLEEEIKLRKAAEEEVSKLKSQSTLKTRSGEGEDAGISRLQKLLEDEALQKKKLEEEVTILRSQLVQLTFEADQMRRCLDRGAPGNSYSDTDSLPSRHSQARESVNGQKAPFATLCEQVGLQKILQLLESDDANIRIHAVKVVANLAAEEANQEKIVEAGGLGSLLMLLRSYEDETVRRVAAGAIANLAMNEVSQQLIVDQGGISLLSLTAADAEDPQTLRMVAGAIANLCGNDKLQARLWSDGGIKALLGMVRCGHPDVLAQVARGIANFAKCESRATTQGVKSGRSLLIEDGALPWIVQHANDEAAPIRRHIELALCHLAQHEVNAKEMISGGALWELVRISKECSREDIRSLAHRTLSSSPVFRSEIRRLGIHF